The Arthrobacter russicus genome has a segment encoding these proteins:
- a CDS encoding DMT family transporter has protein sequence MPKKSSQNSTLPTDSFRKNHPVRWDDLSGRPTGPDDLIFSLQESYTMKKWLFLAAAIVTEVIGSLSMKASGTNPAWYALVVLGFLIAFYSLSQTLRHGMPLGVAYGLWGATGVALTAILATLIFGENFTPLMGLGLAIIMGGVLVVQIGSQKAIQKAAALGPDN, from the coding sequence TTGCCGAAGAAATCATCGCAGAACTCGACGCTACCGACTGATTCGTTCAGAAAAAATCATCCGGTCCGGTGGGACGACCTGTCAGGTCGTCCCACCGGACCGGATGATTTGATTTTCTCACTTCAAGAAAGCTACACAATGAAAAAATGGCTATTTTTGGCCGCCGCCATCGTTACTGAAGTCATCGGGTCATTGTCGATGAAAGCCTCCGGAACCAACCCAGCGTGGTATGCCCTAGTCGTCCTAGGATTTCTCATCGCTTTCTACAGCCTGTCCCAGACGTTGCGACACGGCATGCCGTTGGGCGTAGCCTATGGTCTTTGGGGAGCCACCGGAGTCGCACTCACCGCAATTCTGGCCACGTTGATCTTCGGGGAAAACTTCACCCCGTTGATGGGCCTTGGCTTAGCCATTATTATGGGCGGGGTTCTCGTCGTTCAGATCGGATCACAGAAGGCAATCCAAAAAGCTGCAGCGCTAGGACCGGATAACTAA
- a CDS encoding DMT family transporter produces MAWIVLFVAIVTGVSGTLSLKLASLGHKRWYIAVVAGYTTALTLLSVTLRMGLPLNIVYGIWTATGVALTATLGRLIFKEPLSRTMVLGIGMIITGVLLLELGNMR; encoded by the coding sequence ATGGCCTGGATTGTCCTCTTCGTCGCAATCGTCACGGGAGTTTCCGGAACTCTTTCGCTCAAACTCGCCAGCCTGGGCCATAAACGCTGGTACATCGCTGTCGTCGCCGGCTACACCACGGCATTGACCTTACTCTCGGTCACGCTCCGGATGGGTCTGCCGCTGAACATCGTGTACGGAATTTGGACCGCAACGGGAGTTGCGCTCACCGCGACGCTGGGCAGATTGATCTTCAAAGAGCCGCTCAGCCGGACCATGGTGCTCGGCATCGGAATGATCATCACTGGCGTCTTGCTGCTCGAATTAGGAAATATGCGCTAG